A genomic region of Nostoc sp. UHCC 0702 contains the following coding sequences:
- the atpA gene encoding F0F1 ATP synthase subunit alpha, which yields MSISIRPDEISNIIQQQIEQYDQEVKVANVGTVLQVGDGIARIYGLEKAMAGELLEFEDGTVGIAQNLEEDNVGAVLMGEGHEIQEGSSVTATGKIAQVPVGEALVGRVVDALGRPIDGKGDIKTTETRLIESPAPGIIARRSVHEPMQTGITAIDSMIPIGRGQRELIIGDRQTGKTAIAIDTIINQKSEDVICVYVAVGQKASTVANVVQTLQEKGAMDYTIVVAASASEPATLQYLAPYTGATLAEYFMYKGKATLVIYDDLSKQAQAYRQMSLLLRRPPGREAYPGDVFYIHSRLLERAAKLSDELGKGSMTALPIIETQAGDVSAYIPTNVISITDGQIFLSSDLFNAGIRPAVNPGISVSRVGSAAQTKAMKKVAGKIKLELAQFDDLQAFAQFASDLDKATQDQLARGQRLRELLKQPQNEPLSVYEQVAILYAGINGYLDDIPVDKVTTFTKGLREYLKTGKTEYAQGVQASKALGDSEEAALKEALTEYKKTFKATA from the coding sequence ATGAGCATTTCAATTAGACCAGACGAAATCAGTAACATTATTCAGCAACAAATCGAGCAATACGACCAAGAAGTCAAAGTTGCTAACGTTGGTACAGTCCTGCAAGTCGGTGACGGGATTGCCCGGATCTATGGTCTGGAAAAGGCTATGGCTGGGGAGCTATTAGAATTTGAAGATGGTACAGTCGGCATCGCCCAGAACTTGGAAGAAGACAACGTAGGCGCGGTGTTGATGGGTGAAGGTCATGAAATTCAAGAAGGTAGCTCCGTAACCGCAACTGGCAAAATTGCTCAAGTTCCCGTGGGAGAAGCCTTAGTTGGCCGAGTTGTAGACGCTTTGGGTCGTCCCATCGATGGTAAGGGAGACATCAAAACCACAGAAACCCGTTTGATTGAATCTCCAGCACCCGGTATTATCGCCCGTCGGTCTGTACACGAACCCATGCAAACGGGGATTACAGCTATTGACTCGATGATTCCCATCGGTCGGGGTCAACGGGAATTGATTATTGGCGACCGTCAAACAGGCAAAACTGCGATCGCCATTGACACAATCATCAACCAAAAATCAGAAGATGTAATTTGTGTTTACGTTGCCGTTGGTCAAAAGGCTTCCACAGTTGCTAACGTAGTACAAACACTACAAGAAAAAGGCGCAATGGACTACACCATTGTCGTCGCCGCTAGCGCCAGTGAACCAGCAACCTTACAATACCTCGCTCCCTATACTGGTGCAACACTTGCAGAGTACTTCATGTACAAAGGCAAAGCAACCTTGGTAATTTACGACGACTTGTCTAAACAAGCCCAAGCTTATCGCCAAATGTCCTTGCTACTGCGTCGTCCACCCGGACGGGAAGCTTACCCTGGAGATGTATTCTACATTCACTCCCGTTTGTTGGAACGTGCAGCGAAACTGAGTGACGAATTGGGTAAAGGTAGCATGACCGCCCTACCAATTATCGAAACCCAAGCCGGTGACGTATCGGCGTACATCCCCACCAACGTGATCTCCATTACCGACGGTCAGATATTCTTGTCTTCTGACTTGTTTAACGCTGGTATCCGTCCCGCTGTGAACCCCGGTATTTCAGTATCCCGTGTGGGTTCTGCGGCTCAAACCAAGGCAATGAAAAAAGTTGCCGGTAAGATTAAATTGGAACTGGCGCAATTTGACGACCTGCAAGCCTTCGCGCAATTTGCTTCTGACTTAGATAAAGCCACCCAAGACCAGTTGGCACGGGGTCAACGCTTGCGGGAACTACTCAAGCAGCCGCAAAATGAGCCACTCTCAGTATACGAGCAAGTGGCAATTCTCTACGCTGGTATCAACGGTTATTTAGATGATATCCCAGTTGACAAAGTAACCACCTTCACCAAAGGTCTGCGGGAATACTTAAAGACCGGTAAAACCGAGTACGCCCAAGGAGTCCAAGCTTCCAAAGCACTGGGTGACTCAGAAGAAGCAGCTTTGAAAGAAGCGCTAACCGAGTACAAGAAGACCTTCAAAGCCACAGCGTAA
- a CDS encoding F0F1 ATP synthase subunit gamma, which translates to MPNLKAIRDRIQSVKNTKKITEAMRLVAAARVRRAQEQVLATRPFADRLAQVLYGLQSRLRFEEANLPLLRKREVKSVGLLVISGDRGLCGGYNSNVIRRAENRAKELQAEGVNYTFVVVGRKAGQYFQRRNQPIDGTYSGLEQIPTAAEANEIADQLLSLFLSEKVDRIELIYTKFVSLVSSRPVVQTLLPLDLQGLEAGDDEIFRLTTRGGQFQVEREKVTQQVRAFPRDMIFEQDPVQILDSLLPLYLSNQLLRALQESAASELAARMTAMSNASENAGELITTLTLSYNKARQAAITQELLEVVGGAEALT; encoded by the coding sequence ATGCCTAACCTCAAAGCAATACGCGATCGCATTCAGTCGGTCAAAAACACCAAAAAAATTACAGAAGCCATGCGCCTAGTGGCGGCGGCGAGAGTGCGCCGGGCGCAAGAACAAGTGTTGGCAACTCGTCCCTTTGCCGACCGTTTGGCACAAGTTTTGTATGGTCTGCAAAGTCGTCTGCGCTTTGAAGAAGCCAACCTACCACTACTAAGAAAACGGGAAGTGAAGTCAGTAGGACTGTTGGTCATCTCAGGCGATCGCGGTTTGTGTGGCGGCTACAACAGTAACGTTATCCGTCGTGCAGAAAATCGGGCCAAGGAACTCCAGGCTGAAGGTGTAAATTACACATTTGTGGTTGTTGGACGCAAAGCTGGACAATACTTTCAACGCCGCAATCAGCCCATTGATGGCACATACAGTGGCTTAGAGCAAATTCCTACCGCAGCAGAAGCCAATGAAATTGCCGACCAGCTACTTTCTTTGTTCCTTTCGGAAAAAGTAGACCGCATCGAATTAATTTATACCAAATTCGTCTCCTTGGTAAGCTCCCGTCCTGTGGTGCAAACCCTGCTACCCCTTGATCTGCAAGGACTAGAAGCAGGTGATGACGAAATCTTCCGCCTGACAACTCGTGGCGGTCAATTCCAGGTGGAACGGGAGAAAGTGACTCAACAAGTCCGGGCTTTCCCCCGGGACATGATTTTCGAGCAAGATCCAGTACAGATTCTAGATTCTCTGTTGCCTCTGTATTTAAGTAACCAGTTGTTACGGGCGCTACAAGAATCTGCTGCTAGTGAACTAGCTGCTCGGATGACAGCCATGAGCAACGCCAGTGAAAACGCTGGTGAGTTGATTACCACCCTAACGCTGTCTTATAACAAAGCCCGACAAGCCGCAATTACTCAAGAACTTCTTGAGGTTGTTGGCGGTGCCGAAGCGTTAACTTAG